The Oscillospiraceae bacterium genome has a segment encoding these proteins:
- a CDS encoding SDR family oxidoreductase, protein MIGCDFVNFNNKTAISTGAASGMGLLFAQCFAQLGGNVVMCDIDSEKLKELVNEINAQGKGKAIGVQCDVRDYNQVANAVNTAVEEFGSVDVLVNFAGGAETRMLNCPDLFPDAPIEVYDWGIDVNLKGQMYFDHAVMRQMKKQNSGVIINIGSITGEEGCGRNLAYSTSKSGVMYGLTKSVALAGAPYGVRCNCISPGPVLTRPGMSEMTTLMGRAAEPQEIIDMVLFVASDKCSFMTGENILIDGGRLIMRGKN, encoded by the coding sequence ATGATAGGATGTGATTTTGTGAATTTCAATAATAAAACTGCAATTTCAACGGGTGCTGCTTCAGGCATGGGACTGCTTTTTGCGCAGTGCTTTGCACAATTGGGCGGTAATGTAGTGATGTGCGATATTGACAGTGAAAAGCTCAAAGAGCTTGTAAACGAAATAAACGCGCAGGGAAAAGGCAAGGCAATAGGTGTGCAGTGCGATGTTCGTGATTATAATCAGGTGGCAAACGCAGTGAATACAGCTGTGGAAGAATTCGGCAGTGTGGATGTGCTGGTTAATTTTGCCGGCGGTGCAGAAACAAGAATGCTTAACTGCCCCGATCTTTTTCCTGATGCTCCCATTGAGGTATATGACTGGGGAATCGATGTAAATCTCAAGGGACAGATGTATTTCGATCATGCCGTAATGCGTCAGATGAAAAAACAGAACAGCGGTGTTATAATCAATATAGGCTCCATCACCGGCGAAGAGGGTTGTGGCCGTAATTTGGCATATTCAACGTCGAAAAGCGGTGTCATGTACGGTCTTACAAAGTCTGTTGCGCTTGCCGGTGCGCCTTACGGAGTGCGCTGTAACTGTATTTCTCCCGGCCCGGTTCTTACGCGTCCCGGAATGAGCGAAATGACAACTCTTATGGGCAGAGCGGCAGAACCGCAGGAAATAATAGATATGGTATTATTTGTTGCAAGCGATAAATGCTCATTTATGACAGGTGAGAACATTCTGATTGACGGCGGCAGACTTATAATGCGCGGAAAGAACTGA
- a CDS encoding type I 3-dehydroquinate dehydratase produces the protein MKPTFLNYEKPLLTAMIQYLTPEECILKIKASLADGAEAIGIQLDKLKKEYQTPEYFKMIFDSCEGKPIYVTSYRYGNDETETDEQRAENLLMALDCGATMCDVMGDMFDPSPQYELTLEPEAVKKQTELIDEIHRRGGEVLISSHTYKSISLDECIMIAKEQIKRGADIIKIVNHANTADEVPKYIDAIQKITAMTDRKLLFLVSGKGEIIRYIGPNFGVCMYLCVQHHGEMDTTEQPLLSKIKAIRDNIRFDF, from the coding sequence ATGAAACCGACATTTTTAAATTACGAAAAGCCTCTCCTCACGGCTATGATACAGTATCTTACCCCGGAGGAATGTATACTGAAGATAAAAGCTTCTCTGGCAGATGGTGCCGAGGCGATAGGTATACAGCTTGATAAATTGAAAAAAGAGTATCAAACCCCTGAATACTTCAAAATGATTTTTGATTCCTGCGAGGGGAAACCAATATATGTAACCAGCTACCGCTACGGCAATGACGAAACCGAAACTGACGAGCAGAGAGCTGAAAACTTACTTATGGCGCTTGACTGCGGTGCAACGATGTGTGATGTTATGGGTGATATGTTTGATCCGTCGCCGCAATATGAATTGACGCTTGAACCCGAGGCGGTAAAAAAGCAAACCGAACTTATTGATGAAATTCACCGTCGCGGCGGAGAGGTTCTCATTTCCAGCCACACCTATAAGAGCATTTCGCTTGACGAATGTATCATGATTGCAAAAGAGCAGATAAAACGCGGTGCAGATATAATTAAAATCGTCAACCACGCCAACACTGCCGATGAGGTGCCGAAATATATTGATGCCATACAGAAAATAACGGCGATGACCGACCGTAAATTATTGTTTCTTGTCAGCGGAAAGGGAGAAATAATCCGTTATATCGGTCCGAATTTCGGTGTGTGTATGTATCTTTGCGTACAACACCACGGTGAAATGGATACTACGGAACAGCCCTTGCTTTCGAAGATAAAGGCAATAAGAGATAACATAAGATTTGATTTTTAA